The DNA window CCGTCCTGGGCACGCTCGCCTTCGTCGGCATGGGCTTCGCCATCTCCGCGGTCTCGAAGACGCCGGAGTCGGCCAGCCTCCTGGGCAGCGTGCTCAGCTTCCCGATGATGTTCCTGGCCGGGACCTTCTGGCCGCGGGAGTTCATGCCGGCGTTCCTGCAGCCGGTCATCTCCGCCCTGCCGCTCACGCCGCTGGTGGAGGCCATGCGCGGCGTGGCCGCCCGCGGCGAGCCGGCGGCGGCCTACCTGCCCGGTCTGCTCTACATCGCCGCCTGGGGCCTGGCCTCCTTCCTCGTGGCGGCCTGGCGGTTCAGGTGGGAGTAACCGGCTAAACCTCCCCGCCGGCCCCGCCGTCCAAAGGGGACAGAAGCGCCCGACGTCGGCGGCCTGAGGGGCGGGCCGGACAGAGGTCCGGGGATGGGCGTCACACTGCGCAGATTTCGACCGACCGCCTCCGACCCGTGGGATCAGGTCAAGGCGGCGCATCTGTTGAACCGCGCCGGTTTCGGCGGCACGCCGGAGGAGGTGGCGCGTCTGGCGGCCCTGCCGGTGGAGGCCGCCGTCGAGGAACTCCTGAACTTCGAAAGCGTGCCGGAATCGTTCCCCGCCCCCGACTTCACCGAACTGCATGGGATGGAGGACGAGCTGCGGCGGTTGCGGCGGGACCGGGCACCGGAGGCCGCGCTGCGCTCCATGGTCCAGCGGATCAACCGGGCCAACATCGTCAAGTTCCAGGAGCTGCGGAGGTCCTGGGTGCGCCGCATGATCGAGACCCGCCGGCCGCTGCAGGAGAAGCTCGTCCTCTTCTGGCACGGGCACCTGGTCTCCGGGCTGCCCGAGACGCGCGTCGCCGAGCACATGGCGATGCAGCTGGAACTGTTCCGCCGCATGGCGGCGGGCAACTTCAAGGAGCTCATCCTCGCCGTTTCCCGCGATCCGGCGATGCTGAGCTACCTGGACAACAACACCAACCGCAAAGGGAAGCCCAACGAGAACTACGCCCGGGAGCTGCTCGAGCTGTTCACCATGGGCGTCGGCCACTACACCGAGCAGGACGTGAGGGAAGCGGCCCGCGCCTTCACGGGATGGACCTTCGTCGGCAACGAGTTCGTCTTCCGGCGCGACCAGCACGACGACGGGGTCAAGACCTTCCTGGGGCGCACGGGGAATTGGGACGGGACCGACATCATCGACATCATCTTCGAGCACCCGGCCACGGCCCGCTTCCTGCCCCGGAAGCTGTGGGCGTTCTTTGCCTATCCCTCGCCGGAGGAGAGCGTGGTGGAGGCGCTGGCGGCGGAGTTCCGCCGCCAGCGCTGGGAGATCAAGCCGGTGCTGCGGATGATCTTCCTCTCCGAGGCGTTCTTCTCGCCGCAGGCCATCCGCAGCCGGATCAAGAGCCCGGCCGAGCTGGTCGTCGGCGCCGTCCGCCTGACCGGCGCGACGGTCCCCGACGAGGCGCTGGTGCGGGCGATGGACCTCATGGGTCAGCGGCTGCTGTACCCGCCCAACGTCGGAGGCTGGCCGCAGGGGCGAAGGTGGATCAATACGGCCACGGTGCTCGTCCGCTACAATCTCGGCGGGCTGCTGCTGTACGGAACGATGCCCGGGATGCCCCGCCGGCGCGCGGCCCCGGGGCCGGTGGATCATCTCCTCGACGCCGACCGGATAAGGACCGCCGGGGACGTCGTCGATCAACTCGTGGCCCGCTTCCTCCAGAGTCCGCTGGACGGCCGACGGCGCTGGGCACTGCTGCGCGCCTTCGGGACAAACCGCGAGGACACCCCGTGGCGGCCGGACGGGGTGGCGTCCCGGGCGCAACTGCGCAGCGCCGCGCACCTGATCATGAGCATGCCCGAGTTCCAGCTGCACTGACGGGAGGAAGGCGATGATCCGGGGGATGACCCGTCGGGAGTTCATCAAGAAGGGGATGACGCTGGTCGCCGTGGGTTGGACGGCGCCCTCCTTTCTCACCCGCACCGCCCTGGCCGTGAACAACCCCTGGGACCTGGCGCAGGTCGTCAGCCGGCCGGGCGTTCCCGACGACCGCATCCTCGTCGTGGTGCAGATGGGCGGCGGCAACGACGGCCTGAA is part of the Armatimonadota bacterium genome and encodes:
- a CDS encoding DUF1800 domain-containing protein, with amino-acid sequence MGVTLRRFRPTASDPWDQVKAAHLLNRAGFGGTPEEVARLAALPVEAAVEELLNFESVPESFPAPDFTELHGMEDELRRLRRDRAPEAALRSMVQRINRANIVKFQELRRSWVRRMIETRRPLQEKLVLFWHGHLVSGLPETRVAEHMAMQLELFRRMAAGNFKELILAVSRDPAMLSYLDNNTNRKGKPNENYARELLELFTMGVGHYTEQDVREAARAFTGWTFVGNEFVFRRDQHDDGVKTFLGRTGNWDGTDIIDIIFEHPATARFLPRKLWAFFAYPSPEESVVEALAAEFRRQRWEIKPVLRMIFLSEAFFSPQAIRSRIKSPAELVVGAVRLTGATVPDEALVRAMDLMGQRLLYPPNVGGWPQGRRWINTATVLVRYNLGGLLLYGTMPGMPRRRAAPGPVDHLLDADRIRTAGDVVDQLVARFLQSPLDGRRRWALLRAFGTNREDTPWRPDGVASRAQLRSAAHLIMSMPEFQLH